From a region of the Castanea sativa cultivar Marrone di Chiusa Pesio chromosome 10, ASM4071231v1 genome:
- the LOC142613427 gene encoding putative E3 ubiquitin-protein ligase RZFP34 codes for MGDLAMAINHSESQHFALQDIHHIAFKGKEMEAVYSEQSNQDCMIAEESVDSTKTAKEFEKGLMQYGCSHYRRRCRIRAPCCNEIFDCRHCHNEAKNSINVDQKHRHEIPRHQVKQVICSLCGTEQEVQQVCINCGVCMGKYFCETCKLFDDDTSKKQYHCNGCGICRIGGRENFFHCSKCGCCYSILLKNSHPCVEGAMHHDCPVCFEYLFESRNDVTVLPCGHTIHKYCLKEMRDHLQFACPLCSKSVCDMSKVWEKIDMEIAATPMPEPYQNKMVWILCNDCGKKSKVQFHVVAQKCLDCKSYNTRQTRG; via the exons ATGGGCGATCTGGCTATGGCAATTAATCATTCTGAGTCTCAACATTTTGCGCTTCAAGACATACACCATATAGCCTTCAAAGGGAAGGAAATGGAAGCTGTCTACTCTGAACAGTCAAATCAGGATTGCATGATTGCAGAAGAATCAGTAGATTCTACAAAAACTGCCAAAGAATTTGAGAAAGGACTTATGCAATATGG ATGTTCACATTATCGGCGAAGGTGCCGCATTAGAGCTCCTTGTTGCAATGAGATATTTGATTGTCGTCATTGTCATAATGAGGCAAAG AATAGCATTAATGTTGATCAAAAGCATAGACATGAAATTCCACGCCATCAAGTCAAACAG gtgaTATGTTCACTATGTGGCACCGAACAAGAG GTTCAGCAAGTATGTATTAATTGTGGTGTCTGTATGGGGAAATACTTCTGCGAGACTTGCAAGTTgtttgatgatgat ACATCCAAGAAACAGTATCATTGCAATGGCTGTGGAATTTGCAG AATCGGAGGGCGTGAGAACTTCTTCCACTGCTCCAAGTGTG GTTGTTGCTACTCAATTCTGTTGAAGAACAGCCACCCATGTGTAGAAGGAGCTATGCATCATGACTGCCCTGTTTGCTTTGAG TATCTATTCGAGTCAAGAAATGATGTGACTGTTCTGCCATGTGGTCACACTATTCACAAATACTGCTTGAAGGAAATGCGGGATCATCTTCA GTTTGCTTGCCCTCTTTGCTCCAAGTCTGTTTGTGATATGTCCAAGGTATGGGAGAAAATTGACATGGAAATTGCAGCGACACCTATGCCAGAaccttatcaaaataaaatg GTTTGGATCCTTTGCAATGACTGTGGTAAAAAATCAAAGGTACAGTTCCATGTTGTGGCTCAGAAATGCTTGGACTGCAAATCTTATAACACGCGCCAAACACGGGGCTGA